One stretch of Acidicapsa acidisoli DNA includes these proteins:
- a CDS encoding serine hydrolase, translating to MNSQSSRGLFQAVLLGMYFGFATYIASAQPVSENLTAQVDQIVAAHQGKVALYAEALATHQVLAVHADVPVQTASVIKLAMLYEALEEIRAGKARWDEPIVLKKEDQVGGSGILQFLDAPLTLTLRDVLTLMIDLSDNTATNLMIDRFDVASVNTRMESIGLPNTHLYKKIFKPSTEPMPADQPKFGLGKTTAHEMASLITRFSRCELSSGAPTASDLSLCSTAVEMLQHQFYRDAIPRYLESLDSSEHGTAIANKTGSLNAVRNDVALIGTKKGLLVLSVFTYDNVDQSWQSDNSAELMMGRLAKTIIQSWAPDGLSPDTLKQVPATR from the coding sequence ATGAACAGTCAATCATCTAGAGGTCTATTTCAAGCAGTGTTGTTGGGAATGTACTTTGGGTTTGCAACATACATTGCGAGCGCTCAACCGGTTTCCGAAAACCTCACGGCACAAGTTGATCAAATAGTCGCAGCCCATCAGGGGAAAGTTGCCCTCTATGCGGAGGCTCTGGCTACGCACCAAGTCCTCGCAGTCCATGCCGATGTTCCGGTGCAGACTGCGTCCGTTATCAAACTCGCCATGTTGTATGAAGCTCTGGAAGAGATCCGCGCTGGTAAAGCCCGTTGGGACGAACCCATCGTCTTGAAAAAAGAAGACCAGGTTGGAGGTTCAGGCATTCTCCAATTTCTAGATGCTCCTCTTACGCTAACCTTGCGGGATGTCTTGACTTTGATGATCGACCTTAGCGATAACACCGCAACGAACCTGATGATCGACCGCTTTGACGTGGCGAGCGTGAATACGCGCATGGAGTCGATTGGTCTGCCAAATACGCATCTCTACAAGAAGATCTTTAAGCCCTCCACCGAGCCAATGCCGGCCGATCAACCAAAATTTGGCCTGGGAAAGACAACCGCACATGAGATGGCTTCACTGATTACCCGTTTCAGCCGATGCGAGCTTTCCAGTGGCGCCCCGACAGCTTCCGACCTATCGCTCTGCTCCACAGCGGTCGAAATGCTACAGCATCAGTTCTATCGAGACGCCATCCCACGGTACCTGGAGTCGCTCGACAGCAGCGAACACGGAACAGCCATTGCGAATAAGACTGGCTCCTTAAATGCCGTACGCAACGACGTAGCTCTCATTGGAACGAAAAAGGGCCTTCTTGTTCTGTCTGTCTTCACCTACGACAATGTGGATCAGAGTTGGCAAAGCGATAACTCCGCCGAATTGATGATGGGCAGGCTGGCAAAAACAATTATCCAATCCTGGGCGCCCGATGGCCTTTCTCCGGATACTCTGAAACAGGTCCCAGCAACGCGCTAA
- a CDS encoding GntR family transcriptional regulator yields the protein MDGNKKRRPLPLDRRSGIPLYHQIQQRLMDQIRSGEIKEGEPVPSIQKIAARMGVSQMTVRQAVKALCDLGVIYSRQGKGTFISGIKIERDFRHVLSFSEEMKDRGATPHSELLSFKIQLPNQETRDALRLGEKEKVFCLRRVRYADSLPMGIESSCLPTHLCPNLLETYDPAMSLYEELAEQYGIQVIVTDEVIEVGKASAEEARLLQIHPRSPIFLFTRVSYLEDGKPAEHVKSSYRGDRYRIVNRLMRAKRELTPSPLMT from the coding sequence ATGGACGGAAATAAGAAGCGACGCCCGTTACCGCTGGACCGCAGAAGCGGCATTCCTCTTTACCACCAGATTCAGCAGCGCTTGATGGATCAGATCCGATCTGGTGAGATCAAAGAGGGCGAACCTGTCCCTTCGATTCAGAAAATCGCCGCCCGGATGGGGGTCAGTCAAATGACCGTCCGCCAGGCCGTCAAGGCGCTGTGCGATCTTGGTGTGATTTACAGTCGTCAGGGCAAGGGCACATTTATCTCTGGGATAAAAATCGAGAGAGATTTCCGTCACGTACTCTCCTTCAGCGAAGAGATGAAAGATCGGGGCGCGACCCCTCACTCCGAGCTTCTGTCGTTCAAGATTCAGCTACCAAACCAGGAGACGAGAGATGCGTTGAGGTTGGGCGAGAAGGAAAAGGTCTTCTGCCTGCGCCGCGTTCGTTATGCGGATTCTCTGCCGATGGGGATTGAGTCCAGCTGCCTGCCCACGCATCTCTGTCCGAATCTGCTCGAGACCTACGATCCTGCTATGTCGCTGTACGAGGAGTTGGCCGAGCAATACGGGATACAAGTGATTGTCACGGATGAGGTCATTGAAGTGGGCAAGGCGAGTGCCGAAGAAGCACGGCTTCTTCAGATTCATCCGAGGAGCCCCATCTTCTTGTTTACCAGAGTTTCTTACCTCGAAGATGGAAAGCCGGCTGAGCACGTAAAGTCATCCTACAGAGGAGATCGCTATAGAATCGTCAATCGACTAATGCGCGCTAAACGCGAACTGACTCCTTCGCCGCTAATGACATGA